AACCGGGCGGGCGCTCCGGGGAAAGCTTTGTCGCTCAGCGCCGGGGCGCAGCCTGCAGGCGCCGCCAAGGATGGTGGGGCTTGATCTCGGCGTTCAGGTAGCGCCCCTTGCTGTCCGCATCCAGCAGCGCGTGGTACGTCTCCTCGGGCACGTCGCCGTATTCGTACACGCCGCCATTCAGGAACTCCACCTCCAGCACCTGCCGCCCGGGATCGTATCCCGCGCTGGCCAGGCTCGACGAATCCAATGGTTGCCGCTTCATCCATCCACCTCCAGTCCCGCGCGCCGCCGTCTTCACGGCGATCCGTTCATGCCGTTTACTTTAAGTTTACTCTGTGCACTTTTTGTTCCGCGCGCAGTGTTCGGCAGAAGCGGGATTGTGGAATTCAGGTAGTGGAATTCGACCAGTCGTGACGGGCAGCGGCAAGATCGTCGTCGAACGCGGAAGCTTCCTCCGGAGTGAGGCGCGGCAGGGACGCGAGTAGATCGGGCAGATCACTGAGTCGCCTGGCCGAGCGCACTGGGCCGAGTTCGGCGACTGCCCTGCCATCGCGCATCAGAACGAAGCACTCGCCCCGAGTATCCACGCGGTCGATGTAGCCCGTGAGGTTCCGCGCGACCTCGGAGACGGGAATCGTGTTTCGCACGGGCTCAATCCTTGGAGAATGTCGACGCGTACACTCACATTATTGGATTCGGCGCGGTTGTCCAGATCGAGCGCTCCAGCTGATTAATGTTGGACAGTATTCGCAACCCCCGGACGTAGGAAAGTCCAAGCGCCCCCGCGATCCACTCGCGGGGGCGCTACTTTCGTGACCACGATCCCGACACAAAGCAGGATCTCTCAGGTGCTGCTTCGAGCAACGGTTTGGCGGAGTCGATCCGCGAGCTGAAGAAGCGTTTTTGCTCGGGCCTCCAGGCTCGCGGCAATGCGTTCCACGCTCGCATCTGTCGGAGTACGCGCGCCCCGCGACCACTCTCGAACGGTTCCGTAGCTCCCGTCCATCTCTTCGGCAAGGTCCCTCAGGTTGAAAGGAGCATCCCGGAGCGCATCCTGGACTGCTTGCGCCACCTCTTCTCGGCTACCGCTCCCTTCAGCCATCGACGAACTCCTGTTGGCACTATTGCCAACTAACGTTAGGTTGGCTATACTGCCAACGCTGGGGTGAGAGATACCGTCTCAGCACCGGAAGCCCTCCCGAGCAACAATCGGCAACGATAGCCCGGTCGGCTCGCGAGGGGCAAGGCGAAATGGTAGATATCAGGAGCAGATGCCGATGAGAATGCAGCCAAGGCCATCACCTGCGCGCATCTTGGAGATGCTGACGGACCGCTTCGGCGCGTTCGAAGCAATCGCGTACTTGAGTATCAAGCTCGCCCGCTCAGCGCCGGAGGAAGATCGCGCGATGGATGTTCTGGTAGCCGAGGCGATCTTGGAGTTCGGCGATGATCTTCGTGCCGCATGCACAGCCGTGGGTGACGAAGGTGACTCGGATTTCGACGCGAGTTCGCTCCCGGACAGCTACTGAACGGCGCCCCATGGGTGATCGAAGAGTGCCGGGCGCATCAAGGAGGCGTAGCATGAGCGCTGCGACGGAGAGTGACGCTCGGATTCGCGAAATCCGGGTCACCGACGACAAGATCATCGCGGACTTGATGGACGGGCGCACGATCAGCGTACCGCTTGCCTGGTCCTGGCGCCTCGCCGAAGCGACTCGCGAGCAGCGCGCGAACGTCCGCATCATCGGCAACGGCCAGGTAGCTCGCTGGCCGGATGTCGACGAGGACATCAGTGCGCGCGGGATGCTGGCCGGGGTCCCTGCGCCACGCCCGAAGCAATTCGCGTAACGACTGGCGCCAACGAGGAGCGCCCCCGCGATCCACTCGCGGGGGCGCTTATCGTTCAGCGGATGCAGGGGATTACTGGGCCGCGCCGGTGCGCAGGTAGTCCAGCACCAGGCCCGTCATCGTGCGCATGCCGATGGGGATGGCGGCGTCGTCGGCGATGAAGGTGGGCGTGTGATGGTCGCCGCTCTTCTGCCCCGGAGGCGTGGTGCCCAGGCGGTAGAAGAAGGTGGGCGCCACGTTCGCGAAGAACGCGAAGTCCTCGGCGCCCGTCGTGGGCGGCACGTCGACCACGTTGCTCCCGCCCATCAGCCGCGCCAGCGTGGGGTGCAGCCGCCGCGCCAGGTCTGGGTTGTTCACCGTCACCGGGGTGATGCGGTCGTACTGCAGCTCGTACGAGCCGCCGCCCGCGCGCGTCACGCCGTCCAGGATCTCGCGCATCCGCCGCTCCACCTCGTCCTGCACCGCGGGGTCGAAGGTGCGGACGGTGCCGTGCATCTCCACCTGCTCGGGGATGATGTTGTTTCGCTCGCCGCCGCGGATCAGCCCCACCGTCACCACGCTGGGGGTGAATGGCGACAGGTTGCGCGAGCGGATGGTCTGCAGCGACAGCACCGCCTGCGACGCCATGACGATGGGATCGATCGCCAGGTGCGGCGATGCCCCGTGCGACTGCCGCCCCTTGATGCGGATGATGAAGCGGTCCGCCGCCGCCATCGCCGGGCCGGGTGTGTAGCCCACCTTGCCCACCTCCATCTGCGCAAAGGTGTGAAGCCCAAACACGGCCTCGGGCCTCACGCCGTTGAACACGCCCTCATCCAGCATCAGCTTGGCGCCGCCCTGCTCGCCCGGAGGCGCGCCCTCTTCCGCGGGCTGAAAGACGAAGACGACCGTGCCCGGCACCTCGGCGCGCATCCCCGCCAGCACCGAGGCCACGCCCATCTGCACGGCGGTGTGCACGTCGTGACCGCAGGCGTGCATCACGCCCACCTGGTTGCCCAGGTACTCGGTACGGACGGTGGATTTCCAGGGGTAGTTCGTCTCCTCCGTCACCGGCAGCGCGTCCATGTCGGCGCGGACGGCGATGGTGGGGCCAGGCCGTCCGCCACGAAGGATGCCGACGACGCCGGTGTGGGCGATGCCGGTGCGCACCTCCAGCCCCAGCGAGCGCAGGTGGGCGGCGACGACGCCGGCCGTGCGCGTCTCGCGGTTGCTGAGCTCGGGGTTCTGGTGCAGGTCGTGGCGGATCTCGGTGATGCGGGGCGCCAGGCGGTCGACGGCGGTGGCCACGCGCGCGTCGGCGGCCTGCGCCTGGACGGCCGCGGGAGCCACCGCCAGCGCCGACAGCGCCAGCAAGGTGCGGTACTGCATCATGCGTCCTCGGGAGTGGTGGATGGGGATGGATGCTCCCTCAATCGTGCGCTCCCGCGGCTCGCAAGTCAATCCGCTGGATGGAAAACGGCGCGGGGCCGGGCGTGTGCCCGGCCCCGCGCCGTACCTCGATCTATCTGCCGGCTTTCGCGTCCTTCGTGGCGGTTAGCGCGCGCGTTCCAGGCGGATGTCGCCGCTGATGGTGGTCACCGACAGCTCCGCGCCGCCCCGGCCGATGGTGCCCCGGGCGCTCTGCCCGATGCGGATGTCGACGTGGACGCCGCCGTCATCGTCATCGTCGTCGTCATCATCATCGTCGTCGGTCATGTGGCCCCGGCGCAGCGGAAAGTCGCTGTGGATCTCGCCGGAAAGCGTCTGGGCCTCCACCTCGGCGCCCACGTTGCCGGCC
This Longimicrobium sp. DNA region includes the following protein-coding sequences:
- a CDS encoding KTSC domain-containing protein, whose amino-acid sequence is MKRQPLDSSSLASAGYDPGRQVLEVEFLNGGVYEYGDVPEETYHALLDADSKGRYLNAEIKPHHPWRRLQAAPRR
- a CDS encoding DUF2442 domain-containing protein → MSAATESDARIREIRVTDDKIIADLMDGRTISVPLAWSWRLAEATREQRANVRIIGNGQVARWPDVDEDISARGMLAGVPAPRPKQFA
- a CDS encoding amidohydrolase — its product is MMQYRTLLALSALAVAPAAVQAQAADARVATAVDRLAPRITEIRHDLHQNPELSNRETRTAGVVAAHLRSLGLEVRTGIAHTGVVGILRGGRPGPTIAVRADMDALPVTEETNYPWKSTVRTEYLGNQVGVMHACGHDVHTAVQMGVASVLAGMRAEVPGTVVFVFQPAEEGAPPGEQGGAKLMLDEGVFNGVRPEAVFGLHTFAQMEVGKVGYTPGPAMAAADRFIIRIKGRQSHGASPHLAIDPIVMASQAVLSLQTIRSRNLSPFTPSVVTVGLIRGGERNNIIPEQVEMHGTVRTFDPAVQDEVERRMREILDGVTRAGGGSYELQYDRITPVTVNNPDLARRLHPTLARLMGGSNVVDVPPTTGAEDFAFFANVAPTFFYRLGTTPPGQKSGDHHTPTFIADDAAIPIGMRTMTGLVLDYLRTGAAQ